A window of the Egibacter rhizosphaerae genome harbors these coding sequences:
- a CDS encoding response regulator transcription factor, producing the protein MARVLVVDDDQVIRGLLEVNLEMEGHDAVLAADGRAGLESARAEPPDLVLLDVMMPELSGWQVAEELLGDPATSSIPIVFLTARAMEADVRRGHELGVEHYVTKPFDPIDLMNLVNELLSRQEPA; encoded by the coding sequence GTGGCGCGAGTCCTCGTTGTCGATGACGATCAGGTGATCCGTGGCCTCCTCGAGGTCAACCTCGAGATGGAGGGCCACGACGCCGTGCTCGCCGCCGACGGCCGGGCCGGCCTCGAGTCCGCTCGCGCCGAGCCGCCCGACCTCGTGCTCCTCGACGTGATGATGCCGGAGCTGTCGGGGTGGCAGGTGGCCGAGGAGCTTCTCGGCGACCCCGCGACGAGCTCGATCCCGATCGTGTTCCTGACCGCTCGGGCGATGGAGGCCGACGTCCGCCGCGGGCATGAACTGGGGGTCGAGCACTACGTCACCAAGCCCTTCGACCCGATCGATCTGATGAACCTCGTCAACGAATTGCTCAGCCGCCAGGAGCCAGCGTGA
- a CDS encoding NAD(P)/FAD-dependent oxidoreductase translates to MEPTVVETDLLIAGAGPAGLYGAYYAGFRDLHVTLVDSLTEPGGQIAALYPVKQIYDVAGFPAVKGQTLVDALVEQAAQYSPTYLLGHRAETLTDTGEGLEVATHEGTLIRAGALVITGGIGTFTPRKLPGADDYEARGLEYFVRDFTPYADRDVLIVGGGDSAFDWAHNLESVSSSVTLIHRRDRFRAHERTVRDVFASSVDVRTFTEVTEIRGDDWVEEVEVEHTQSGERDQLKVQQVIAALGFTASLGPISTWDLELDRRKVLVDTRMQTNRDRVFAAGDITSYPGKVELISVGFGEAATAVNNAVVRMNPNAKLFPGHSSEM, encoded by the coding sequence ATGGAACCGACGGTCGTCGAGACCGACCTGCTCATCGCCGGCGCCGGCCCGGCGGGTCTGTACGGCGCGTACTACGCGGGCTTTCGCGACCTGCACGTGACACTCGTCGACTCGCTCACCGAGCCCGGCGGGCAGATCGCCGCGCTCTACCCCGTCAAGCAGATCTACGACGTCGCCGGCTTTCCCGCGGTCAAGGGCCAGACGCTCGTCGATGCGCTGGTCGAGCAAGCGGCGCAGTACAGCCCGACGTACCTCCTGGGCCACCGCGCCGAGACCCTGACCGACACCGGGGAGGGCCTCGAGGTCGCCACCCACGAAGGCACCCTGATCCGGGCCGGTGCGCTCGTCATCACCGGTGGGATCGGGACGTTCACCCCGCGCAAGCTGCCGGGAGCCGACGACTACGAGGCCCGCGGCCTCGAGTACTTCGTGCGTGACTTCACACCCTATGCCGACCGGGACGTGCTCATCGTCGGCGGTGGCGATTCGGCGTTCGACTGGGCGCACAACCTCGAATCGGTCAGCAGCTCGGTGACGCTGATCCACCGCCGCGATCGATTCCGCGCGCACGAACGGACCGTGCGCGACGTGTTCGCCTCGTCGGTGGATGTCCGCACGTTCACCGAGGTCACCGAGATTCGCGGCGACGACTGGGTCGAGGAGGTCGAGGTCGAGCACACGCAGTCCGGCGAACGCGACCAGCTCAAGGTGCAACAGGTGATCGCCGCACTGGGGTTCACGGCCAGCCTCGGCCCCATCTCGACCTGGGACCTCGAGCTCGACCGCCGCAAGGTCCTCGTGGACACCCGCATGCAGACGAACCGCGACCGCGTCTTCGCCGCCGGCGACATCACCAGCTACCCGGGCAAGGTCGAGCTGATCTCGGTGGGTTTCGGGGAGGCAGCGACCGCGGTCAACAACGCCGTCGTGCGAATGAACCCGAACGCGAAGCTCTTCCCCGGCCACTCCTCGGAGATGTAG